A segment of the Nitrospina gracilis 3/211 genome:
CTTGGCATTCCTGTTGTGGTTGAACGGCGCGATGTGCCCGGCGCGTGCGCAAAAAGCGGCATGTCATTTCAGGAAACCGCGCGCACCATTCGGCTCAAGTTCCTGGAGTCGGTGCGGGAACAGGTGTCGGCGCAGAAGGTGGCAATGGCCCACACTGCGGACGACCAGGCAGAAACGGTGTTCATCAACCTGCTGCGGGGAGGCGGTCCGCGCGGGCTGGGCGGCATGCGACCCTTTCGCGGCACCCTCATTCGCCCGTTGATCGACTGCACACGCAAGGATGTGATGGAATTCCTGGGAAAGGAGGGGATTGAATTCCGGGAAGATTCCACCAATCGCGACGTTCAATACCTGCGCAATCGGATCCGAATGGAATTGCTCCCTTATCTGGAGCGGGAGTACAACCCCCAGGTCCGCCAGGCCCTGCAGCAGACGGCACGTATTCTTCAATGGGAAGAAGAGCATCTGAACCGGGAAGCGGAGGACTGGTTCGAGC
Coding sequences within it:
- the tilS gene encoding tRNA lysidine(34) synthetase TilS — translated: MLPFTEKIQRTLAFHKMVKPGDHLVVAVSGGPDSVALLYALNRLQSEMVLRLTIAHLDHGTREGTSAEDAEFVRKTAARLGIPVVVERRDVPGACAKSGMSFQETARTIRLKFLESVREQVSAQKVAMAHTADDQAETVFINLLRGGGPRGLGGMRPFRGTLIRPLIDCTRKDVMEFLGKEGIEFREDSTNRDVQYLRNRIRMELLPYLEREYNPQVRQALQQTARILQWEEEHLNREAEDWFERLSREDPQKHQVILECEALKALPPALQARLVRLALERGRGNLRRVTFDHILKVLALLEPGQSGKVVSRARGLGCREGGPFPQDI